GGAAGACATAAAACTGCTGGTAGCGGCCAAATACCTGGATATTTATAAATTCATCATTCAACGCCAGGTGTTTGAAAACAACACCAAACTGGCGAAGGAACGGCTGAAAAACATCCTTCACCTGCAACAACAGGGACTGGTTACCAACAACGATGTGTTGCGCACCCAACTCATTATATCCGACTATGAACTGGCCATTCGCAAAACAGATGACAACATTGCTATTCTTACCCAACAGCTGAATGTAGTATTGGGATTAAGCCTCAACGAACCATTGATCCCCGATACTACCCTGTTAACGCTTCCTTATAAAAATGTGACCATAACCCAACTGATGGCCACCAGCTATGCCAATAACAGGGAATTAAAAACGGCTGCCAAAGAAATTGAAATTGCCGAAACCAATCTAAAGATAATCCGTGCCGAAAGGTCGCCGGAGATAAGCCTTTTCGCCAGTAATAATTTTCAACGGCCTTACACCAACTCCATTCCGGCCAGGGATATCTATTATAATATCTGGCTGGCAGGGGTAAGCATTAAATACAACCTATCCTCCATTTATCAAAGTCCCCGGAAAATGAAAGCCGGCAGGATACAGGTAGAACAATCCCAGGCGAAAGAAACCCTGCAAAAACAAAACGTAGAAGTTTCGGTCAACGCTGCTTACATAAAATACAAAGAAGCAAAGGACGAACTGGACACCTATACCAACGATCTGCATTCGGCCGAAGAAAACTACCGGATAGTAGAGAAAAAGTATTTCAACCAGCTGGCCCTGCTTACCGATATCATCGACGCCGCCAATACAAAAATTGAAGCCGAGCTTAAGGTAAGCAACGCGCAGATAAATATTGTATACACGCATTACCAGTTACAAAAATCAATTGGTTTATTATAAAATTCTTCAATTCACTTTATATGAAACAGCTCCCTCATAAAAGCAAAAAAATAATAGTGGTGAACAGTTTATTGATCACCGTAGCAGTTGTATTTATTGCCTGGGGCATTGCAACCTATTTTAACCTGAACAGCGACCTGTACACCAATGATGCACAGGTAGAGGAATACATCAACCCGGTAAATACGCGCATTCCCGGTTATATAAAGGAAGTACGCTTTACCGAGCACCAGCATGTAAAAAAAGGTGATACGCTGGTATTGATAGATGACCGGGAATATAAAATACAACTGGAGCAGGCCGAAGCGGCTTACCTGGCAGCTACTGCTTCAAAAACCGTAACCGCCTCCAGCGTCAATACCGTACAAAGCGGCCTGAGCATATCCGATGCCAATATTGCCGCCGCACAGGCCCGGTTGTGGAACGCCGAAAAACAATACCACCGGTACGAGAACCTGCTGACCGATGGCGCCGCCACCCAGCAACAATTTGACCAGGTAAAATCTGAGTACGACGCACTGGCGGCTCAAACAAAAGCCCTGATGCAGCAACGCGCTACCACCAATCTTTCCACTGTAGAAACCACCAACAGGATCTCTGTAAACAATGCCGACATCAAACGCACGCATGCCCTGCTGGACTATGCAAAACTGAACTTATCCTATACAGTTATTACGGCGCCGTATGATGGCGTTACCGGCCGCCGCAATATCCAGGAAGGACAATTACTCCAGGCCGGACAAACCCTGTTATCGTATGTACGTAACGACAGCAGCTGGGTAGTGGCCAATTATAAGGAAACGCAAATAGCCAGGCTGGCCGTTGGCCAAAAAGTAAAACTACAGGTAGATGGTTTTAGCGGCCAGCAACTGGAGGGCATTGTG
The Niastella koreensis GR20-10 genome window above contains:
- a CDS encoding TolC family protein — translated: MKALTKIILVIMILAGPASFSQEAQPRVLTLQHAFELAEQNSEQLKISGQNTELAKQKIELAKLGHLPNISTSLNYGYLSNSQIWEPSFNKHITAPVPHNLTQFSVQASETIFRGGEIANNIKKASLEEQVALLNQDKNGEDIKLLVAAKYLDIYKFIIQRQVFENNTKLAKERLKNILHLQQQGLVTNNDVLRTQLIISDYELAIRKTDDNIAILTQQLNVVLGLSLNEPLIPDTTLLTLPYKNVTITQLMATSYANNRELKTAAKEIEIAETNLKIIRAERSPEISLFASNNFQRPYTNSIPARDIYYNIWLAGVSIKYNLSSIYQSPRKMKAGRIQVEQSQAKETLQKQNVEVSVNAAYIKYKEAKDELDTYTNDLHSAEENYRIVEKKYFNQLALLTDIIDAANTKIEAELKVSNAQINIVYTHYQLQKSIGLL
- a CDS encoding HlyD family secretion protein; its protein translation is MKQLPHKSKKIIVVNSLLITVAVVFIAWGIATYFNLNSDLYTNDAQVEEYINPVNTRIPGYIKEVRFTEHQHVKKGDTLVLIDDREYKIQLEQAEAAYLAATASKTVTASSVNTVQSGLSISDANIAAAQARLWNAEKQYHRYENLLTDGAATQQQFDQVKSEYDALAAQTKALMQQRATTNLSTVETTNRISVNNADIKRTHALLDYAKLNLSYTVITAPYDGVTGRRNIQEGQLLQAGQTLLSYVRNDSSWVVANYKETQIARLAVGQKVKLQVDGFSGQQLEGIVSAIAEATGSRFSAIPTDNSTGNFIKVQQRIPVRIEFVKNENNAALLKHFRAGMNVEVRIAH